TAAAATTTGCCCCATGCTCAAATGCCAAAAATAATACCCCATTTGCACATCTGCCTCGCGGTAATACTCAGAGACAAAGCGCGCGAGCGAATACCCCAAACCATAGACAACCATAAGCATGCCCGGAGCAGAAGTAAATCTTTTAGCCACCATCACCACAAAAAAGAGCACCAACCCCTCTAAAAAAGCCTCGATGAGTTGGCTAGGGTAGCGCAAAACCCCATCGACTAAAATTCCAATCTTTTGTCCAAAAGCATCGCCTTGAGGAACAACGCGCCCAAAGAGTTCTTGATTGAGAAAATTGCCAATGCGCCCAAAGACATAGCCCAGTGGTAAGGAAATGGCGATAAGATCGAGATAAATCAAAAAGTTTTGTTGTTTGATCTTGCTAAAAAGCAGAGAGGCGATTAAAAACCCCACCAAACCCCCATGGTAACTCATTCCGCGAATCCCTACAAATTCTCCCTCATAAAAGGGGTTAAAAATTTGCCAAGGGGCTTTGAGGTAGTAAAGGGTATTGGGATCATAAACTAAGATATAACCCAGCCGCGCCCCCAAAATCACGCCCACCTCTGCATAGAGAAAATAACTCTCAAAAAGAGACCTAGAGATAGGAAAACGCACGGGGTCTTTTTTGATAGCGCGCAGAGCCACAAAAAAAGCTATGAGTAAGGCACTCACATAGGCGATTCCATACCAATGGACATTGATTCCAAAGAGACTAAAGGCAATCGGGCTAAAATGGCTATAAATGGTGTTCCAAAAACTCAAGGGGTTAACTCCTCTTCAAAGTAAAATGGGAGCGGGGCTTGTATGTAGTGGTCTAAAATCTTTAAGCGGTGGGCGTGCAAGAAAAAGTATTGATGAGACCTGCCCCCATAGAGCACATCCCCTACAATGGGACAACCCAGTGCGCTCAAATGCGCGCGGATTTGGTGCGTGATCCCGGTTGTAATCACCACTTTAAGCAAGGTTTTATTTTTGTATTGCTTAAGGGGAGTGATTTTCGTGCAAGCAGGGCGACCAGCAGGATCGAGCAAGGTTTTTACAAAGCCTTTAGCATCCTCTATGTGGCTCTTTTGCACTCTTAAGGGCATGCGCAGAGTTTGGGGCTTTTTAATCACACCCTGCACTAAAGCGATGTATTCTTTATACACAGCTCTTTTTTTAAAGGCTTCTAAACCTTGCGCGTGGGCGTGGTTCTGGGCTAGGGCGAGCACTCCGGTTGTGGGCAAATCTAGGCGGTGTAAAAGTTTGTAGGGGGGGTGTTGTTTTTCTAAAGCGTAGCTATTCACTCCAGCAGGCTTATTTAAAAATAACCAATCTGTCTCTTGATAAAGAATTTGTGCTTTAGAGTTTTGCACCTCAAATTTGCTCTGCAGAGGGCATAACTGGCGCGCGAGTGTGAGTTTACGCCCCCCTAAACACACACGCCCTAAATCAATGAGTTTTTGCGCCTGCTTGTGTGAAATGCCCATTTGTGCGCTGAGAAGCTTATAGGCTGCTTGCATAAATTGCCTTGCTCAGTGTTTGGATCGAATGCCCTTGTTGGTCAATGTAGCTAGGGACAAGCTGATCGGCGCACTTCAAAGTTTCTTTTAAGGCGTTTTGCTCGATCAAAACATAATTTTGCACACAAGCAAAAAGGGCTTGTTGGTTAAAAATGTGCTTGCCACTGATGAGTTTGGTGTGAAAAAAGGCAGGCTCAAGCGGGTTATGCCCCCCCACAGGGACAAAAGACCCCCCCAAGATCACCACATCAGCGATGGCATAAAAATCATTGAGCACCCCTAGCGCGTCTACAAGTAGAATCTGCTTGCTCCAAGTAACCCCTTCTTGCGAGAATGTCATAAAATCAAGATGTTGGCTTTCCAAGAGTTCTTTAACTTTTAAAAAACGCTCAGGGTGGCGCGGAACAATAGCCAAAAAAGCCGCAGTTTGCAGGGCAAGAAAAGCCTTTAAAATAAGAGCCTCTTCGCCCGGGTGTGTACTGGCAGCTAAAAATAGGGGTTTGGGGGGCTTTGGATGGTGCGTGGTGATTTTGGGGGTGTTGAAAAGCTTGAGATTGGGGAAAATTTCAAGGTGTCGCGCACCCAGTGAGCGTAATCTCTCTAAATCTTGGGGGGTTTGGGCGTAGATCCTATCTATCTGCTTGAAGAGTTGGGTGTAAAAAGCCCTAAAGCGTTGGTAACGCC
This portion of the Helicobacter felis ATCC 49179 genome encodes:
- the waaA gene encoding lipid IV(A) 3-deoxy-D-manno-octulosonic acid transferase, which encodes MLNKIYLGVLCIAHVLALPLIALLRLRAKYKYSLTARFFAKGHALDFKPILWFHACSFGEIKSLEPLLALFNNTPILLTTTTQTGYNLACSTYANNPHIQVRFLLFETLLWLWRKDLDHLQSLVVTEAELWYQVFSLAKQVGAQTFLLNARISTRSYGRYQRFRAFYTQLFKQIDRIYAQTPQDLERLRSLGARHLEIFPNLKLFNTPKITTHHPKPPKPLFLAASTHPGEEALILKAFLALQTAAFLAIVPRHPERFLKVKELLESQHLDFMTFSQEGVTWSKQILLVDALGVLNDFYAIADVVILGGSFVPVGGHNPLEPAFFHTKLISGKHIFNQQALFACVQNYVLIEQNALKETLKCADQLVPSYIDQQGHSIQTLSKAIYASSL
- the lgt gene encoding prolipoprotein diacylglyceryl transferase; translation: MSFWNTIYSHFSPIAFSLFGINVHWYGIAYVSALLIAFFVALRAIKKDPVRFPISRSLFESYFLYAEVGVILGARLGYILVYDPNTLYYLKAPWQIFNPFYEGEFVGIRGMSYHGGLVGFLIASLLFSKIKQQNFLIYLDLIAISLPLGYVFGRIGNFLNQELFGRVVPQGDAFGQKIGILVDGVLRYPSQLIEAFLEGLVLFFVVMVAKRFTSAPGMLMVVYGLGYSLARFVSEYYREADVQMGYYFWHLSMGQILSLVMAGISLGLWGYIAWKKD
- a CDS encoding RluA family pseudouridine synthase, with amino-acid sequence MQAAYKLLSAQMGISHKQAQKLIDLGRVCLGGRKLTLARQLCPLQSKFEVQNSKAQILYQETDWLFLNKPAGVNSYALEKQHPPYKLLHRLDLPTTGVLALAQNHAHAQGLEAFKKRAVYKEYIALVQGVIKKPQTLRMPLRVQKSHIEDAKGFVKTLLDPAGRPACTKITPLKQYKNKTLLKVVITTGITHQIRAHLSALGCPIVGDVLYGGRSHQYFFLHAHRLKILDHYIQAPLPFYFEEELTP